The Variovorax sp. S12S4 genome includes the window TCGCTGCGCGACTACGGAGACTCGCGCGGCAGCCACGCGCATGACCATTTCCAGGTGCTGATCGGCCTGGCGGGCGTGCTCGAACTCGAAGTGGAAGGCCGCGGAGCCCGCGTCGGCGCCGGCGAGTCGCACGTGGTGGTGCCCGGTGACCGGCACGACTTTGAATCCCGCGGCGGCAGCCAGTGCCTCATTCTCGATACCCACCAGCCACAGTGGGCGCGCTGCGCAGGGCGCCCACCGGTGGATGCGTCGCGGCTGCATGCCTTGGCAAAGTACCTCGCGCAATGCGCGCAGCATCCGTACGCGTCCGCCTTGGCCCTGCAGCACGGCCCTGCGCTGCTGCTGGAAGCTTGGGGAGCGGCAGCGCCGGCCCACGGTCGCGGCCGCGCCATCGACTGGACCGCGCTCGCGGCCTGGGCCCGTGCTCGCTGGCATGAGCCGCTGGGCGTCGCCGATCTCGCACGCGTGGCGTGCCTGAGTCCGAGCCAGTTCGCGCAGCGCTGCCGCGACGAGCAAGGCATGAGCGCGATGCACTGGCTGCGCGCGATGCGGCTCGCGCATGCGCGCGAGCTGCGGCTGGCCGGCGTGGGCGTGGCCGAAACGGCGCGCCGCACGGGCTACCGTTCGCCCTCCGCGCTCACCGCGGCATTGCGCAGGCTTGGCAGCTTCTAAGCCGCACCGAAGATCGTCGCCGCGCGACGATGCACCGGCGCTGCGCGACGACCGGGCCGCTTAAGCTCGGAGCGATGTCTCCCACGCTCCTCGCCCTGATCGCCATCGCGCTATGGGCCACGCTCGCTTCGCTGGGCACGGCGCTTTCGCACCTGCCGCCCTTCCTGCTCACAGGCCTTGCTCTGATCATCGGCAGCATTCCGAGCTGGCCGCTGGTGCTGCGCGACCGCAACGCCTGGCGCGTGCCGCCGCGCACGCTGGCGCTGGGCATCTATGGCCTGTTCGGCTTTCACTTCCTGCTGTTCATCGCGTTGCGGCATGCCCCGCCGGTCGAAGCCAATCTGGTGAACTACCTGTGGCCGCTCTTCATGGTGGTGCTCGCGCCGGTGCTGCTGCCAGGCATGTCGCTGCGGCCGCTGCATGTGGTGGCCGCCTTGCTGGGCTTCGCGGGCGCCGCCATTGCGATTCTCGGCGCCCGCGAAGGCGCCGCTTCCACCTCGGGCGCCGCGGGGCAGTACTGGGGCTTTCCGCCGGCGCTGGGCTCGGCTTTCATCTGGGCCAGCTATTCGCTGTGGACCAAGCGCGTGGCGGCCTTCCCCACCTCGGCCATCGGCCTGTTCGGCCTGGTCTCGGGCGTGCTGTCGCTGGCTTGCCATGCGCTGCTCGAAGCCTCGATCGTGCTCTCCGCCAAGGACTGGCTGCTGGTCGCGCTGTGCGGCCTGGGCCCGCTCGGTGCGGCCTTCTTCGTCTGGGACATGGCGCTCAAGCGCGGGGATGCGCGGCAGATCGGCATCCTGAGCTACATCACGCCGCTGGGCTCCACCGCGCTGCTGCTGGCGGTGACGGGACGCCCGCTCACCTGGAGCATCGCGCTGGCCGCGGCGCTGATCATCTCGGCCGCGGTGATGGGCACACGCGCGCGTGAATACGTCCGCGTCCGACGGATTGGCGCCGTTTTTATGGCTAGAGTGGAAGCTCCGGAAAAAAGGAGCCCACCCATGGACAACAAGAACAACAACGAAAATTTCGAGATCACCCCCAAGCTGGTGTTCGACCTGAACCTGGCGCTGTACCTCGACCTGGTGGCCGCGCTCCAAGGCGCGGGCGCCATCACCTACCGGCAGATGGCGGCCCGGGTGCTCAACATCAGCATGGACGCCCGCGCAGACGGCGAGACCGGTCTCTCGACGGTGCTCGAAGGCATTGCCAAGGGCTTTGCCGGGCACGGCGATGGCCTGTCGATCGAAACACTGAAGGCCGCCCGGGGCCTGCGCGAAGACGAGGCGATGGGCGACATTCCGATGCGGCCCAGCGAGCCCTGAGTCCTGCTCAGTCTTCCGCCACCTGCAGCACCAGCTTGCCGAAGTTCTCCCCGGCAAACAGCTTGTTGAGCGACTCGGGGAAGGTGTCGAGCCCCTTCACGATGTCTTCCTTGCTCTTCATGCGGCCGTCCTTCAGGTAGCCGGCGAGTTCCGCCACGGCAATGTGGAACCGGTCGGCATAGTCGAACACCACAATGCCTTCCATGCGCGCGCGGTTCACCAGCAGGCTCAGGTAGTTCCTGGGGCCGGCGCCCGGCATGCTGTTGGCATTGTTGTACTGGCTGATGGCGCCGCAGATGATCACGCGGGCCTTGCGCGCGAGCCGCGCCAGCACCGCGTCGAGGATTTCTCCGCCCACGTTGTCGAAATAGATGTCGACGCCCTTCGGGCAATGCGTCTTGAGGCCTTCGCGCACCGCACCCGCGCCGGCCTTGTAGTCGATGCAGGCGTCGAAGCCCAGCTCTTTCACCACCCAGTCGCACTTGGCGGCACCGCCGGCAATGCCGACCACGCGGCAACCCTTGATCTTGGCCAACTGGCCCACCGTCTGCCCCACGGCGCCGGCCGCGCCGGAGACCACCACGGTTTCGCCCGGCTTGGGCTGGCCCACGTCCATCAGGCCGAAGTAGCCGGTCATCCCCGGCATGCCGAGCACGTTGAGCCATTGGGTGATGGTGCCGACATTCAGGTCGATCTTCACAAGGCCGTTGCGCTTGATCTGGTCCTGCGGAATCAGGATGTATTCCTGCACGCCGAGCGTGCCGTAGACCGCATCGCCCACCGCGAATTGCGGGTTCTTCGAGGCGACCACGCGGCCGACGCCCCCGGCGCGCATCACTTCGTCGATGGCCACGGGTGCGATGTAGCTCTTGGCGTCGTTGAGCCAGCCGCGCATGGCCGGGTCGAGGGACAGCGACAGCGTCTTGACCAGCACGCCGCCTTCGGCCGGCTCACCGACGGGTTCGGTCGTGAACTTCCAGTTCTCGCGCGTGGCCGCGCCTTCGGGGCGCTTGGCAAGACGAACCTGATGGTTGGTAAGTGGGCTGCTCATGGTGTCTCCTGGATTGACGGGGGCGCTGGCACGGAGGCGCATCGTAGCTCCGCACTTCGCGCCACTTGGTAGCGCAGGCGACACCAGAAGTGCCGTTGGCGAACTAGAGCCGGACGACGATCTGCAGACCCGGATGCGCGTTGCGCACGGTCAATGTGCCGCCATGCGCCTCGGCAATCAGCCGGCACAGGTACATGCCCAGCCCCACGCCGCCGGTGGCCCGCGCCCGCGCGCCGTCGGTGCGGTAGAAGGGCTCGGTGAGCCGCTCGACCTGCGCTTCGTCGACGCCGGGGCCGTAGTCCCGCACCTCGAGCTCAACACCCTGCACCTTGCCGTCCACCACGGCCCGCAGCGACACGCACGGCGGCCGCGGCGCACCGGAGCTGTAGCGCAAGGCGTTGTCCAGCAGGTTGCGCACCAGCAGGCGTATGCGCATGCGGTCGATGCCATGCGGCGGCAGGCCTTCCGCCAGGTCGAGATGCACGTTCTGCGCGCCGGCCATTTCGGCCACGATTTCGCGCACCAGCACGGCCAGGTCGACCGGCTCGCGCTGCAGCGCCACATGCGGACTTGCGAGGCGCTCGCTTTCGAGCAGGTCGCTGATCAGGTCGCGCATCTCGTTCAGGTCGCGAAGAAGCGCCTCGCGCTCGGCCGCTCCTTCGGGCGTGGCCGGCAGCAGCTCGGCATTGAGCCGGGCGCGCGTGAGCGGCGATCGCAGTTCATGGCTGAGCGCGAGCAACAGGCCGCGCTTGGCGTCGAGCATGGCCTGGATGTCGTCGGCCATGGTGTTGATGCGCTCCGCAAGGTCGCCAAGGTCGTCGTTCCGGCGCACGGGAATGGGCTGCGTGAACTCGCCGCGGCCAAAGCGCTGCGCGCCCTCGCGGATATCGATCAGCGGCCGCAGCAGGCGGCTCACATAGGCATAGCCCAACACCACAAGCAGCAGCAGCGCGCCGAGCGTGGCCCAGGCCACGGCACGCGGCGCGAGCTTCCAGAGCTTGGGCGCCCAGCCGAAGATCACGCGGTGGCCGTCGGCCGTGGGACGGATGAACCACTTGTCGTTCCACGGCTCCTCGTCGCGGTCATGCATCCAGCCGCCGCGGCCGTTGCTGCCGCCGGGGTTGGAGTCCCAGTTGACCGTGGGCCCCACGATGCGGATGGTGATGGGCAGCCGGGCCACCAGCGCCTCCGCGCGCGCAATGTCGGGCGGCGTGCCGATCTCGGCGACGAGCCGGTCGGCATAGTCCACCAGCATCGGCTTGGCGGCCTCGGCCCATCCGGTGGAGAAGGATCTCTTCATGCCCCCCATGAACACCACGGCCATGACCAGCGCCAGCAGCACGAACATCATCACGAGACGGATGCGCAGCGAGCGGCGCCAGCGGCGCTTGCCCTGCACCTTCTCGTGCCACTGCTCGTGCCATTGCCTGCGCAGCTCGGCGCGGCGGCAAGTCATTTCGCGCCAGGCGTTGCGCAAGCCTCCCTTGCGAGCCCTCATGCGGGCTCGCTGCGCGCCACGGCTAGCGCATAGCCGGCGTTGCGAAGCGTCTTGATGCAGTCCAGCGGCTCGAGCTTCTTGCGCAGGCGGCTCACCACGATGTCGACCGCGCGCGTGTACAGCTCGGCTTCGTGGCCGCGAAGCCGGTTCAGGATGTCGTCGCGGCTGAACACCTTGCCGGGCTCGGCCGCGAGCAGCGCGAGCAGTTCGAATTCGGTGCCGGTCAGCTCGACGCGCTCGCCATGGCGCAGCACCTGGCGCCGGTCGAGGTCGATCGACAGGCCGTCGAACACGCGGTGCTGCGTGCCGTTGCCGTTAGGCGCAGCAGGCGTCGTGCTGCGCTGGCGCCGCAGGATGGTCTGCACGCGCGCCACCAGTTCGCGCGGCTCGAAGGGCTTGGGCACGTAGTCGTCGGCGCCGAGCTCCAGGCCGACCACCCGGTCCATCACCTCGCCGCGCGCGGTGAGCATCACGATGGGAATGTCGTTTTCCTTGCGGATCTCGCGGCACAGTGCAAAGCCGTCCATCTCGGGGAGCATCACATCGAGGATCGCCGCGTCGTAGTGGCCGGCTCGCAGCATGGCCAAGCCTTCGCTCGGCCGGGCGGCACTTTCGAGCGTGCAGCCGAAGCGTGCGAAGTAGGTGGTCAGCGGCGCGGCGAGGTGTTCGTCGTCGTCGATCAGCAGGATGCGCGGCATGGCGGGATTGTGCCTCCTGGCGAACAATTGGCTGACGATCAGGCCGGCGGGCATCGCACCGCCGCTGTCGTCGTTTCTGTTTTCATTGCCAACGGTGGTGCGCGCCATCGTGCGTGCCTCACCACGGGTCGGCCCGCCCGATGCGGCCCAGGTGCGTGGCGCCAAAGTCGGAGCCGTACTTGAGCCCGTAGCCGAGCGCCCGGTCCAGGCCGATGTGCGTGCACCAGATCAGGCCGCCGGCCACGGCCCAGGGCATTGCGGCCAGCACGCCGAGCACCAGCAATGCCACCGCGCCGGCGTACGAATGGGCCGCGTTGTAGAGCGCCGCGCCCACGCGCGGGCCCGCAAGGTAGCCGAGCACCGCGAGGTCGGGCGCGAGCAGCAACAGTGCGAACATGCCCCAGCCCACGCCGAACTGCGCATAGGCCGCCACCGCCGCGGCCAGCACGACCGCGCCTTCGAGCCGCAGCAGGGTGCGCACACCGCCCGAGACCGCTTGTTCGCGAGACACCGTGGAACCGGCTTCGCCGGTCCACAGAGGCCGCCCCTGGAAAGGGGCTGGCGAGGCGACACGAAGTGCGCGAAGCCCGGGGATGAATCGAGTTCAGCCACGATGGCCCCAGCGGCGGCCGCCGCGATCCATGAAGTCGCGCACCTTCTGCTGCTGCGCGGCGTTCAGGCTGTCGAAGAAATCAGCGGCGGCGGCAATGATTTCCGGGCTGCCGTTGCGCACGGCCGTGGTCTTCTCGTCGACGAGCCGCGCGGCACCGGCCTGGTCGAGCTTGTTGCCCGCAAACAGCGCCTTGAACTGCGAACGCGGATCGCCCGCGCCGCCTGCCCCGCGCATGGCTTGGCGCTGCGCCTGCAGCTTCTCCGCCAGCACGGTGAGCTTCTGCTTTTGCGTAGCGTCGAGTTCCAGCTTGCTGCCGACACGCTCGACCATCTTGGTGCGGAACTCGGTGCTGTCGCCGCTGCCCCAGCCGTGCCGATGGCCGCCGCAGCCGGCAATGCTGCCGGCCACAACTGCAAGGCCGGCAAAACCGAAGAGAGTGCGTTTGATCCAGTGTTTCATGATGTTCCTTGCGGGCCCCAGGGGATGCCCTGCGGGCGGGGTCTTAAAGCTTGTTGCTGTTGCCGGCGGCTGCGGCACGGGCGTCGACCGGGTTCTGCAGCGTGGAGATGACCTTGCTGTTCACGCGCGAGCCCGAGGTCACGTTCTGGTCGGGCGCGGCGGCGGTGCGCATGGCTTCGAAGACAACGCCGGCGCGGTCCCTCGACGTGGCCATGGTCTCGGCGCCGCGCGAGCCGCGCACCACGTTCTGGTCGGGTGCCGAAGCCGTGCGCATGGCTTCGGCGTTGACTTCGGCGCGGCTCTTGGCCGAGGCGAGCGGCTGGACGCCTTCGTAGGTTTCAGCCTTGGCGCCGGCGGCGGCGAGCAAAGCGAAGGAGCCGACGGTCACGATTTGGGTGAGGGAGAGAGCTTTCATGTTCAGGCCTTTCTGTTGTGGAAGAGGAGACCTGATGGTGCTTGCCGCGGCGCGACAAGTCCTTTCACTGCCGTTTCGGCGTGTTTCGTTTTATTTCTCTTCAGGCCCCTGCCTTTGAGCGAATTGAAGCCGGAAGAACTAGTTTCCAGCGAGAACCGACGCCGGATCGTCCGACTCGAGCACGCTCTTGGCCCACGCTTCGAGCTTGCCGGTGTCGGCACGCAGCACTTCCTGCTTGACGGCGAGGATGCGCGAGGGATGCATCGAGAAGCTGCGCAAGCCAAGGCCGAGCAGCAGCCGCGTGAAGGCCACGTCGCCGGCCATTTCGCCGCACACGGCCACGCCCTTGCCCTGGCGGCGGCATTCGGCAATGGTGTCGGCCACGAGCTTCAGCACCGCGGGGTGTGCAGGATCGTAGAGATGGGCCACGGCCTCGTCGGCGCGGTCGATGGCCAGCGTGTACTGGATCAGGTCGTTGGTGCCGATCGACAGGAAGTCGAAGTACTTGAGAAAGGTCTTGAGCGTGAGCGCGGCGGCAGGAATCTCGATCATCGCGCCGAGCTTGACCTTGCCGTACACGGCGCCGCGGCTGTCGAGCTCGGTGCGCGCGAACTCGATCAGCGACAGCGTCTGGCGGATCTCGCTGGCATGGGCGAGCATGGGAATCAGCAGGTGGATTTCGCCGTGCGCCGCCGCACGAAGAATGGCGCGCAACTGCGTGAGGAACATCGCCGGATCGGCCAGGCTCCACCGAATGGCGCGCAAGCCCAGCGCAGGGTTCAGGTGCTCCTGCTTGATGCCCGCCTTGCCGTCGAGCGGCTTGTCGGCGCCCACGTCGATGGTGCGAATGGTGACCGGCATACCCTGCATGCCTTCCACTGCGCGCTTATAGGCTTGGTATTGCTCTTCTTCGTCGGGCAGCCGGGTCTGGCGCTGCGACTCGCGGCCCATGAACAGGAACTCGCTGCGAAACAGTCCGACGCCGACCGCGCCAGCCTTCATGGCGCCGGCCGTGTCCTCGGGCATCTCGATGTTGGCGAGCAGCTCGACGCGCTGGCCGTCGAGGGTGACCGCGGGCTTGTGACGCAGGCGCGCGAGCCGGCCGCGCTCGAGGTCGCCCTGGCGCTGCTTGAAGCCGTACTCCGCAAGAATGATGGGCGAAGGGTCGACGATCACCACGCCCGCATCGCCGTCGATGATCACCCAGTCGTCCTGGCGCACCAGCTGGCTTGCGGTGCGCGCGCCCACCACGGCCGGAATGTCCATGCTGCGCGCGACGATGGCGGTGTGCGAGGTGCGCCCGCCCACGTCGGTCACGAAGCCTGCGAACACGCTCTTCTTGAACTGGAGCATGTCGGCCGGTGACAGGTCGTGCGCAATCAGCACCAGCGGCGCGTCGATGCCGTCGGCCGCGGTGGGATCGTCGTCGTCCTCGGCGGCGGGGCGCTTGCGGCGCGGCGGGCTTGGCGCGAGCACCGCGGCCGTGCCCTTCATGCGGTGCAGCAGCCGCTCGACCACCTGCTCGAGGTCGGCCTTGCGCTCGCGCAGGTACTCGTCCTCCATCTCGTCGAACTGGCGCGCGATGATTTCGAGCTGCGTGGTCAGCGCCCACTCGGCGTTGTAGAGGCGATCGGTAATCCAGTGCTTCACGCCACCGGTGAGCGCCTCGTCCTGCAGCAGCATCTGGTGCACTTCGAGTAGCGCCGCAAGCTCGTGCGGCGCGTCGTTGGGGCCCATCTGCGCGACGCTGGTCTGCAGCTTGGCGAGCTCGTCGGCCACGGCGTTGCGCGCCGTGCGGACACGATCGATCTCGGTCTCGATCTCTTCGGGCTTGATGAAGTAGTGGGCCACGTCGATGCGGCTCGACACCACCAGCACCGCGCGGCCGATGGCAATGCCACGGGCGACGGGAAGGCCGTGGACTGCGAAGGTCATGGGAGCTGGCCGAAGGTTACCGGCCGCCGCCGGGCCGCCTCAAGGCGGCCGAGCCCCTCAGGGGCAGCGGCGACGCGCAGTGTGGAGCGTGGGGGCCACATCGGCCGCCGCCGGGCCGCCCCAAGGCGGCCGAGCCCCCTCGGGGGGCAGCGACGACACGCAGTGCGGAGCGTGGGGGCCACATTCATTCGCCTTCGCCGAACTTGTCGTTCATCAGCTGGACGATGGCGTCCATCGCCTCCTCTTCCTGCTGGCCGTTGGTCTCGAGCTCGACGGTCGAGCCCAGCCCGGCGGCGAGCATCATGACGCCCATGATGCTCTTGGCATTGATGCGGCGGTCGCCGCGCGAGAGCCACACCTCGCAGGGAAAGCTGCCTGCGAGTTTGGTGAGCTTGGCGGATGCGCGTGCATGCAAGCCCAGCTTATTGCTGATGGTCACGGATTTCTTGATCACTGTGCTTTCTCTTCGCCTGGTTCTGGGGTGCGGCCACGGCCACCTGCATGACGCCGGCGGTGCCGCCCGCGATGGCGCGCTGCACCAGCGTTTCGAGCGGCTCGTGGCGATAGGTTACCGCCCGCAGCAGCATCGGCAGGTTGACGCCCGCCACCAGCCGCGAGCGGACACCGTCCACCAGCTTCTGGGCCACGTTGCAAGGGGTTGCGCCGAATACGTCGGCCAGCACCAGCACCTGCGAGCGAGGCGCGCTGAG containing:
- a CDS encoding AraC family transcriptional regulator translates to MQTPTVRPHAEPGSLSLRDYGDSRGSHAHDHFQVLIGLAGVLELEVEGRGARVGAGESHVVVPGDRHDFESRGGSQCLILDTHQPQWARCAGRPPVDASRLHALAKYLAQCAQHPYASALALQHGPALLLEAWGAAAPAHGRGRAIDWTALAAWARARWHEPLGVADLARVACLSPSQFAQRCRDEQGMSAMHWLRAMRLAHARELRLAGVGVAETARRTGYRSPSALTAALRRLGSF
- a CDS encoding NADP-dependent oxidoreductase, whose protein sequence is MSSPLTNHQVRLAKRPEGAATRENWKFTTEPVGEPAEGGVLVKTLSLSLDPAMRGWLNDAKSYIAPVAIDEVMRAGGVGRVVASKNPQFAVGDAVYGTLGVQEYILIPQDQIKRNGLVKIDLNVGTITQWLNVLGMPGMTGYFGLMDVGQPKPGETVVVSGAAGAVGQTVGQLAKIKGCRVVGIAGGAAKCDWVVKELGFDACIDYKAGAGAVREGLKTHCPKGVDIYFDNVGGEILDAVLARLARKARVIICGAISQYNNANSMPGAGPRNYLSLLVNRARMEGIVVFDYADRFHIAVAELAGYLKDGRMKSKEDIVKGLDTFPESLNKLFAGENFGKLVLQVAED
- a CDS encoding HAMP domain-containing sensor histidine kinase, with the translated sequence MRARKGGLRNAWREMTCRRAELRRQWHEQWHEKVQGKRRWRRSLRIRLVMMFVLLALVMAVVFMGGMKRSFSTGWAEAAKPMLVDYADRLVAEIGTPPDIARAEALVARLPITIRIVGPTVNWDSNPGGSNGRGGWMHDRDEEPWNDKWFIRPTADGHRVIFGWAPKLWKLAPRAVAWATLGALLLLVVLGYAYVSRLLRPLIDIREGAQRFGRGEFTQPIPVRRNDDLGDLAERINTMADDIQAMLDAKRGLLLALSHELRSPLTRARLNAELLPATPEGAAEREALLRDLNEMRDLISDLLESERLASPHVALQREPVDLAVLVREIVAEMAGAQNVHLDLAEGLPPHGIDRMRIRLLVRNLLDNALRYSSGAPRPPCVSLRAVVDGKVQGVELEVRDYGPGVDEAQVERLTEPFYRTDGARARATGGVGLGMYLCRLIAEAHGGTLTVRNAHPGLQIVVRL
- a CDS encoding response regulator transcription factor yields the protein MPRILLIDDDEHLAAPLTTYFARFGCTLESAARPSEGLAMLRAGHYDAAILDVMLPEMDGFALCREIRKENDIPIVMLTARGEVMDRVVGLELGADDYVPKPFEPRELVARVQTILRRQRSTTPAAPNGNGTQHRVFDGLSIDLDRRQVLRHGERVELTGTEFELLALLAAEPGKVFSRDDILNRLRGHEAELYTRAVDIVVSRLRKKLEPLDCIKTLRNAGYALAVARSEPA
- a CDS encoding DUF4260 domain-containing protein, whose protein sequence is MSREQAVSGGVRTLLRLEGAVVLAAAVAAYAQFGVGWGMFALLLLAPDLAVLGYLAGPRVGAALYNAAHSYAGAVALLVLGVLAAMPWAVAGGLIWCTHIGLDRALGYGLKYGSDFGATHLGRIGRADPW
- a CDS encoding Spy/CpxP family protein refolding chaperone is translated as MKHWIKRTLFGFAGLAVVAGSIAGCGGHRHGWGSGDSTEFRTKMVERVGSKLELDATQKQKLTVLAEKLQAQRQAMRGAGGAGDPRSQFKALFAGNKLDQAGAARLVDEKTTAVRNGSPEIIAAAADFFDSLNAAQQQKVRDFMDRGGRRWGHRG
- a CDS encoding DUF4148 domain-containing protein, yielding MKALSLTQIVTVGSFALLAAAGAKAETYEGVQPLASAKSRAEVNAEAMRTASAPDQNVVRGSRGAETMATSRDRAGVVFEAMRTAAAPDQNVTSGSRVNSKVISTLQNPVDARAAAAGNSNKL
- the ptsP gene encoding phosphoenolpyruvate--protein phosphotransferase; protein product: MTFAVHGLPVARGIAIGRAVLVVSSRIDVAHYFIKPEEIETEIDRVRTARNAVADELAKLQTSVAQMGPNDAPHELAALLEVHQMLLQDEALTGGVKHWITDRLYNAEWALTTQLEIIARQFDEMEDEYLRERKADLEQVVERLLHRMKGTAAVLAPSPPRRKRPAAEDDDDPTAADGIDAPLVLIAHDLSPADMLQFKKSVFAGFVTDVGGRTSHTAIVARSMDIPAVVGARTASQLVRQDDWVIIDGDAGVVIVDPSPIILAEYGFKQRQGDLERGRLARLRHKPAVTLDGQRVELLANIEMPEDTAGAMKAGAVGVGLFRSEFLFMGRESQRQTRLPDEEEQYQAYKRAVEGMQGMPVTIRTIDVGADKPLDGKAGIKQEHLNPALGLRAIRWSLADPAMFLTQLRAILRAAAHGEIHLLIPMLAHASEIRQTLSLIEFARTELDSRGAVYGKVKLGAMIEIPAAALTLKTFLKYFDFLSIGTNDLIQYTLAIDRADEAVAHLYDPAHPAVLKLVADTIAECRRQGKGVAVCGEMAGDVAFTRLLLGLGLRSFSMHPSRILAVKQEVLRADTGKLEAWAKSVLESDDPASVLAGN
- a CDS encoding HPr family phosphocarrier protein — protein: MIKKSVTISNKLGLHARASAKLTKLAGSFPCEVWLSRGDRRINAKSIMGVMMLAAGLGSTVELETNGQQEEEAMDAIVQLMNDKFGEGE
- a CDS encoding PTS sugar transporter subunit IIA, producing MNSILIIAHSPFAQALRRCALHVFPDCEQAVVALDVLPNVSPEETLAAARITLEQQLSAPRSQVLVLADVFGATPCNVAQKLVDGVRSRLVAGVNLPMLLRAVTYRHEPLETLVQRAIAGGTAGVMQVAVAAPQNQAKRKHSDQEIRDHQQ